Proteins encoded within one genomic window of Gloeobacter kilaueensis JS1:
- the rfbD gene encoding dTDP-4-dehydrorhamnose reductase — translation MYLITGAGGQLGHDLALVLGGQDRAFLACTRAELDICDLEAIEKVLARTQARVLFNCAAYTQVDKAESEGERAWQVNALAPGLLARACQAYDCRLIHISTDYVFDGQASTPYPEDAPTRPLGSYGQSKRAGEVAVLQSSDAHLVVRTAWLYGVGGSNFVRTILRLAKERERLRVVADQVGSPTWSYDLAVALVGLADGNAAGGIYHLTNSGVTSWYDFAVAIVEEAEALGEKDFRLGDIEPIATADYPTAAARPAYSVLATARAAQLLGAPLPQWRKGLRRMLAQLYEQEEKR, via the coding sequence ATGTATTTGATTACTGGGGCAGGCGGGCAGTTGGGGCACGATCTTGCCCTGGTGCTGGGCGGGCAGGACCGTGCCTTCCTGGCCTGCACCAGAGCAGAACTGGACATCTGCGATCTTGAGGCGATCGAAAAAGTTCTGGCGCGCACCCAGGCGCGCGTGCTCTTCAACTGCGCCGCCTACACCCAGGTCGATAAAGCAGAATCGGAAGGTGAGCGGGCCTGGCAGGTCAATGCCCTCGCACCGGGCCTACTCGCCAGAGCGTGCCAGGCTTACGATTGTCGGCTCATCCATATTTCGACCGACTATGTCTTCGATGGCCAGGCCAGTACGCCGTACCCGGAAGATGCTCCGACCCGGCCCCTGGGCAGTTATGGCCAGAGCAAGCGGGCAGGAGAAGTGGCGGTGCTCCAGAGCAGCGATGCCCATCTGGTCGTGCGGACCGCCTGGCTGTACGGCGTCGGGGGGTCTAACTTCGTGCGCACGATCTTGCGCCTGGCAAAGGAGCGCGAGCGGCTGCGGGTCGTCGCCGATCAGGTCGGCTCGCCTACCTGGAGCTACGATCTGGCGGTGGCGCTGGTGGGGCTGGCCGATGGGAACGCCGCCGGTGGGATCTATCACCTCACCAACAGCGGCGTGACAAGCTGGTACGACTTTGCCGTGGCGATCGTCGAGGAGGCAGAGGCGCTGGGGGAAAAGGACTTTCGGCTGGGAGATATCGAGCCGATTGCCACCGCCGATTACCCGACCGCCGCCGCCCGGCCCGCCTATTCTGTCCTCGCTACTGCCCGAGCGGCCCAGTTGCTCGGCGCGCCCCTGCCCCAGTGGCGCAAGGGCTTGCGGCGGATGCTCGCCCAGTTATACGAGCAGGAGGAAAAGCGATGA
- the ychF gene encoding redox-regulated ATPase YchF — protein MLKTGIVGLPNVGKSTLFNALVENAKAQAANFPFCTIEPNTGIVNVPDERLAVLARIVSTRTIIPARIEYVDIAGLVRGASQGEGLGNQFLSHIRQVDAVVHVVRCFENADIVHVEGSVDPARDISTINLELALADLGQIEKRLQKIGKQKNSKEYAVEMGAIDKITPVLNDGRPARATDLSEAEKQSILHLDLLTFKPVIYAANVSESDLAAGGNAYTEQVAQIAAAENAQMVVLCAQLEAELAELDPQERTAFLADLGVTDSGLQKMIQATYSLLGLQTFFTAGEKEVRAWTISQGTTAPQAAGTIHTDFERGFIRAETVAYRDLVATGSTVAAREKGLLRSEGKEYVVKDGDVMHFRFNV, from the coding sequence ATGCTCAAGACAGGCATCGTCGGCTTGCCCAACGTCGGCAAATCCACTCTCTTCAACGCCCTGGTCGAAAACGCGAAGGCCCAGGCGGCCAATTTTCCCTTCTGCACGATCGAGCCCAACACCGGCATCGTCAATGTGCCGGACGAGCGGCTGGCTGTCCTGGCGCGCATCGTCTCCACCCGCACGATCATCCCGGCCCGCATCGAGTACGTCGATATTGCCGGTCTGGTGCGGGGGGCAAGCCAGGGTGAGGGGCTGGGAAATCAGTTTCTCTCGCACATTCGCCAGGTCGATGCGGTCGTCCACGTCGTGCGCTGCTTCGAGAATGCCGACATCGTTCACGTCGAGGGCTCCGTCGATCCGGCCCGCGACATTTCGACGATCAACCTTGAACTGGCCCTCGCGGATCTGGGTCAGATCGAAAAGCGGCTGCAAAAAATCGGCAAACAAAAAAACAGCAAGGAGTACGCCGTCGAGATGGGCGCGATCGACAAGATCACGCCGGTGCTCAACGACGGGCGACCGGCGCGGGCAACCGACCTCAGCGAGGCCGAAAAGCAGAGCATCCTGCACCTGGATCTGCTGACTTTCAAACCTGTGATCTACGCCGCCAACGTCTCAGAGAGCGATTTAGCGGCGGGGGGCAACGCCTACACCGAGCAGGTCGCCCAGATCGCTGCCGCTGAGAACGCCCAGATGGTCGTCCTCTGTGCCCAGTTGGAGGCTGAACTGGCCGAACTCGACCCCCAGGAGCGCACGGCCTTTCTCGCCGATCTGGGCGTCACCGATTCGGGCCTGCAAAAGATGATCCAGGCCACCTACAGCCTGCTCGGTCTGCAAACTTTTTTTACTGCCGGTGAAAAGGAAGTGCGCGCCTGGACGATCTCCCAGGGCACCACCGCTCCCCAGGCAGCAGGGACCATCCACACCGACTTCGAGCGCGGCTTTATCCGAGCTGAAACCGTTGCCTACCGCGACCTGGTCGCCACCGGCTCCACGGTCGCTGCCCGCGAGAAGGGCCTGCTGCGCTCGGAGGGCAAGGAGTACGTGGTCAAAGACGGCGACGTGATGCACTTTCGCTTCAACGTCTGA
- a CDS encoding DUF4258 domain-containing protein: protein MIGVEELTEAIFQGNFKVTLHAQQAAAVDDLEIVYVVTSVVASGQIIEQYPNARISPACLVLSTGLGGEPIHTVWGYHQPDRRAALITIYRPDSDNWQPDWRTRR from the coding sequence GTGATCGGTGTTGAGGAGTTGACCGAAGCAATCTTCCAGGGCAACTTTAAGGTTACGCTCCATGCTCAGCAGGCTGCTGCTGTCGATGATCTTGAAATCGTCTACGTGGTTACAAGCGTGGTTGCATCAGGTCAAATTATTGAGCAGTATCCGAATGCCCGTATCTCTCCAGCTTGCCTGGTACTGAGCACTGGTCTGGGAGGTGAGCCCATACACACCGTCTGGGGCTATCATCAGCCTGATAGACGGGCTGCTCTGATTACAATCTATCGTCCTGACTCGGACAACTGGCAACCTGATTGGAGGACGCGCAGATGA
- a CDS encoding SDR family oxidoreductase has protein sequence MTNSTNHRVALVTGADRGIGLETARQLAQKGITVLVTARDPKKAEAAATELSKEGSDAHPLTLDVTQTDSIRSAVQQVEQRFGRLDILINDAGVMLEHEWGISTVITVSDETIRQTFETNFFGLVNVTRAFLPLLRKGPQGRIVNISSIMASLTLHADPHSVLYHSKPFAYDASKTAVNVFTIHLAYELRDTPIKVNSAHPGWVMTEIGSVGATMTVEEGARSGVELALLDEDGPSGGFFYQGEPLPW, from the coding sequence GTGACGAATTCTACCAATCACAGGGTCGCCCTTGTAACCGGTGCCGACCGGGGTATTGGCCTTGAGACGGCCCGTCAACTGGCCCAAAAGGGAATTACCGTGCTCGTTACCGCACGCGATCCAAAAAAAGCGGAGGCTGCTGCCACCGAGCTGTCAAAGGAGGGGAGCGATGCCCATCCTTTAACCCTCGATGTGACTCAGACCGACTCGATTCGCTCTGCTGTCCAACAGGTTGAACAACGCTTTGGCCGCCTCGACATCTTGATCAACGACGCAGGGGTGATGCTGGAGCACGAGTGGGGCATCAGCACTGTTATTACGGTCTCAGATGAGACGATCCGCCAGACTTTTGAGACGAACTTCTTCGGGCTCGTCAACGTTACCCGCGCTTTTCTGCCGCTCCTGCGCAAGGGTCCCCAGGGCCGCATCGTAAATATCTCGAGCATCATGGCTTCGCTGACGCTGCACGCCGATCCCCATTCGGTGCTCTACCATTCCAAACCCTTTGCCTACGACGCCTCCAAGACGGCAGTGAATGTTTTTACGATTCACCTGGCCTACGAGTTGCGTGACACGCCAATCAAGGTCAACAGCGCCCACCCCGGCTGGGTGATGACTGAGATCGGCAGTGTCGGAGCGACGATGACAGTCGAAGAAGGAGCCAGAAGCGGAGTTGAACTCGCTCTGCTGGACGAGGACGGACCAAGTGGCGGCTTCTTTTACCAGGGCGAGCCGCTGCCCTGGTAG
- a CDS encoding cytochrome P450 has protein sequence MTLIPGSSVHPDPREGEGFFLNSPQKLDNPFPDLQYFRENRPIFFYPPLDQWFVFKYDAVNELLSDPRLSADRMKGFVDKVPEEVREEFKTIAPLLTMWVLMQDGEDHARLRNFLYLGFNGTVVHDLKEQTQKSADELLDRVERQGYMDGSSDYGFVLTAYVLSDFLGVHKEDRDQVIQWSVDFVDFFNIVPITVDTTRRLVRSTNGLSQYTRGLIAERRANPQNDFLTTLIRAENEGGHFSDDEIVANAMLFLLAGHLAVRNLIGNAIYLLLTHPEQYRQLLAQPELLENAVEETLRYEPPVILIPRIANEDFLFNGNRFRQGQLIQLSIASANRDADHFSMPDQFDITKKPGKILSFGHGPHTCLGAVLARQEAIIALETLFRRFPTIKIAEDKQIQWYRNAGNRGPQKLPLVF, from the coding sequence ATGACACTCATTCCAGGTTCATCCGTCCATCCGGATCCCAGAGAAGGGGAAGGTTTTTTCCTCAACAGTCCGCAGAAATTGGACAATCCGTTCCCCGATCTTCAATACTTCCGAGAAAACCGTCCCATCTTCTTTTATCCGCCCCTCGACCAGTGGTTTGTCTTCAAGTACGACGCTGTGAACGAACTGCTCAGTGATCCCAGACTCAGCGCCGATCGGATGAAGGGATTTGTGGATAAAGTGCCCGAGGAAGTGCGCGAGGAATTCAAAACAATTGCGCCTCTGTTGACGATGTGGGTATTGATGCAAGATGGAGAAGATCATGCTCGGCTTCGCAACTTTTTGTACCTTGGATTTAATGGCACCGTTGTTCATGACCTGAAGGAGCAGACACAAAAATCAGCCGATGAACTTCTCGATCGAGTCGAGCGCCAGGGGTACATGGATGGTTCCAGCGATTATGGCTTTGTGCTCACTGCCTACGTCCTTTCCGACTTTTTGGGCGTCCACAAAGAAGATCGCGATCAGGTTATCCAGTGGTCCGTAGACTTTGTCGATTTTTTTAATATCGTTCCGATCACAGTCGATACGACACGACGACTTGTGCGAAGCACCAACGGGCTCAGCCAGTACACGCGGGGTCTGATCGCGGAGCGGCGCGCCAACCCTCAGAATGATTTTTTGACCACACTGATCCGCGCAGAAAACGAGGGGGGCCACTTTAGCGATGACGAGATCGTAGCCAACGCTATGCTCTTCTTGCTGGCTGGCCATCTGGCGGTGAGAAACCTGATAGGCAACGCCATTTATTTACTCTTGACCCATCCCGAGCAGTATCGCCAGCTTCTGGCGCAGCCAGAATTATTGGAGAATGCTGTCGAGGAGACGCTGCGCTATGAGCCGCCAGTTATCTTGATCCCACGGATTGCCAACGAAGATTTTCTATTTAATGGAAACCGCTTTCGTCAAGGGCAACTCATCCAGCTCAGCATCGCTTCTGCCAACCGCGATGCAGACCACTTCTCTATGCCAGATCAATTTGATATCACCAAAAAGCCAGGTAAGATTTTGAGCTTCGGTCACGGTCCCCATACCTGTCTGGGAGCAGTTTTAGCCAGGCAGGAGGCAATTATTGCCCTCGAAACGTTGTTCCGGCGCTTTCCTACGATTAAGATCGCTGAAGACAAGCAAATCCAGTGGTACCGCAATGCCGGCAATCGTGGACCCCAGAAGTTACCTTTAGTGTTTTGA
- a CDS encoding MFS transporter → MPTTPRSERLSLAQKLAYGAGDFGPAVAANLLVFFWLPFLTNTVGLAAGIAGSILSISKIWDVVNDPVVGVLTDRTRSRWGRRRPWLLFGAIPFGLAFFAQWLVPFPGNLSASFWYYLALALVFSSLYAVVNLPYTALTPELTDDYDERTSLSNYRFAFSIGGSLISGVTFPLILQQFGERSALAHAVAAGLWAVLSVPPLFWCFLGTRERYQAAPASTIPLIEQLRIAFANRAYLYVVGLYLCSWLAVQLVATVVPYYVSFWMRLSNNWLAGTILAIQGAAFAALFVWNAVSERIDKQKVFYLGMVFLLTALTGLAFLQPGQQNWMIALSVVAGIGVSTVYLIPWSMLPDVIDVDELETGERHEGVFYALLVLLQKVGLALSLLLVGQILQFSGFEGTASQQPDSALLALRAIICPIPAVALLGSLLFAWLYPITREKHQQTLLALKERRQQL, encoded by the coding sequence GTGCCCACTACCCCCAGGTCCGAACGTCTGAGTCTCGCCCAGAAACTCGCCTACGGCGCGGGCGATTTTGGCCCAGCGGTCGCCGCCAATTTGCTCGTCTTCTTCTGGCTGCCTTTTTTGACCAACACGGTTGGTCTGGCTGCCGGGATCGCCGGGAGTATTCTCAGCATCAGCAAAATCTGGGACGTGGTGAACGACCCGGTGGTGGGGGTGCTCACCGACCGCACCCGCAGCCGCTGGGGCAGGCGGCGTCCCTGGTTGCTGTTTGGGGCGATACCCTTTGGCCTCGCCTTCTTTGCCCAGTGGCTGGTACCTTTTCCCGGCAACCTGAGCGCCTCTTTCTGGTACTACCTGGCCCTGGCCTTGGTCTTCAGCTCGCTCTACGCCGTCGTCAACCTGCCCTACACCGCTTTGACGCCGGAACTCACCGACGATTACGACGAGCGCACCAGCCTTTCTAACTATCGCTTTGCCTTTTCGATCGGCGGCAGCTTAATTTCTGGCGTCACCTTTCCGCTCATCCTCCAGCAGTTCGGCGAGCGCAGTGCCCTCGCTCACGCCGTCGCTGCCGGGCTCTGGGCTGTCCTCTCGGTCCCGCCCCTGTTCTGGTGTTTTTTGGGCACCCGCGAGCGCTACCAGGCTGCCCCGGCCTCGACGATTCCGCTTATCGAGCAGTTGCGCATCGCCTTTGCCAACCGCGCCTACCTCTACGTCGTCGGCCTGTACCTGTGCTCGTGGCTCGCGGTGCAACTGGTAGCGACGGTCGTTCCCTACTACGTCAGTTTCTGGATGCGCCTTTCGAATAACTGGCTGGCCGGGACGATCCTCGCCATCCAGGGCGCTGCCTTCGCCGCCCTGTTTGTCTGGAATGCGGTGAGTGAACGCATCGACAAGCAAAAAGTCTTCTACCTGGGCATGGTCTTTTTGCTCACGGCGCTCACGGGCCTCGCTTTCCTGCAACCTGGCCAGCAAAACTGGATGATTGCCCTCTCGGTCGTTGCCGGGATCGGCGTCTCGACGGTCTATCTGATTCCCTGGTCGATGTTGCCGGATGTGATCGATGTGGACGAACTGGAGACCGGTGAACGCCACGAAGGTGTCTTCTACGCCTTGCTGGTGCTGCTGCAGAAAGTCGGCCTCGCCCTCAGCCTGCTCCTGGTAGGCCAGATTCTCCAGTTTTCCGGCTTCGAGGGCACCGCCTCCCAGCAGCCGGATTCCGCCCTACTTGCCCTGCGCGCCATCATCTGCCCGATCCCGGCGGTTGCTCTGTTGGGCAGCCTGCTCTTTGCCTGGCTCTACCCGATCACCCGCGAAAAACACCAGCAAACTCTTTTAGCCCTGAAGGAGCGGCGTCAGCAACTCTAG
- a CDS encoding ROK family protein — translation MSEPSHSMIEDTAKIGIDLGGTKIELIVLSRDGQELYRRRVASPRGDYGTTLRTLRDLVQAAEEAVGVRASVGIGIPGIVSRRTGLVKNANSTWLIGHPFDRDLEELLSRPVRVENDANCFALSEATDGSASGKAVVFGVILGTGVGGGLVVNGGIVQGANAIAGEWGHNPLPWPEADELPGLECYCSRRGCIETFLSGPAFERDYRQKIGKALGAAAIVERAEAGDPQAVAVLERYYDRLARALAHLINIVDPAAIVLGGGLSQIRSLYEAVPERWSRYIFSDTVDTQLLPPKHGDASGVRGAAHLW, via the coding sequence ATGTCTGAACCCTCCCACAGCATGATCGAAGACACGGCGAAGATCGGCATCGACCTGGGCGGCACCAAGATCGAGTTGATTGTTCTTAGCAGGGATGGACAGGAACTTTACCGCCGCCGGGTGGCGAGTCCACGGGGCGATTACGGGACGACGCTGCGCACACTCCGAGATCTGGTGCAGGCGGCGGAGGAAGCAGTCGGTGTGCGGGCGAGTGTCGGCATCGGCATTCCAGGGATCGTCTCGCGCCGCACCGGACTGGTCAAAAATGCCAACTCTACCTGGCTCATTGGCCATCCCTTCGACCGGGATCTAGAAGAGCTGTTAAGCCGCCCCGTCCGCGTCGAGAACGACGCCAACTGCTTTGCCCTCTCGGAGGCGACGGACGGCAGTGCCTCCGGTAAGGCAGTGGTCTTCGGTGTCATTCTGGGCACCGGCGTCGGCGGCGGGCTGGTGGTGAATGGCGGGATCGTGCAGGGGGCAAACGCGATTGCCGGGGAGTGGGGGCACAATCCACTGCCCTGGCCCGAGGCGGACGAGTTGCCCGGTCTGGAATGCTACTGTAGCCGCCGGGGCTGCATCGAAACGTTCCTGTCCGGTCCTGCCTTCGAGCGCGATTACCGGCAGAAGATTGGCAAAGCACTCGGGGCGGCGGCGATTGTCGAGCGCGCCGAAGCGGGCGATCCGCAGGCGGTGGCTGTGCTTGAGCGCTACTATGACCGGCTGGCGCGGGCTCTGGCCCATCTGATCAATATCGTCGATCCGGCGGCGATCGTCCTGGGGGGCGGGCTCTCACAAATCCGCTCCCTCTACGAGGCGGTGCCGGAGCGCTGGAGCCGCTATATCTTCTCGGATACCGTGGACACGCAACTGCTGCCGCCCAAGCACGGCGATGCCAGTGGCGTGCGTGGGGCAGCCCATCTCTGGTAG
- a CDS encoding AraC family transcriptional regulator has translation MTGKISYREPAITRCEELSALVDRHTAGENSSVHTTEIAQLSFIRQPNASVVAPAISEPLLAIVVQGKKAVLLDEEVYYYGVAQYLVVSVDLPLSSSIIDATPERPYLCVKINLDPVQLCEIIAQIHPAPVKKESVRGWFISDAEPALIDCAIRLTRLLDTPQDIPFLAPMIVREIYYRLLVGEQAEAVRQIATSGSNMQRIAAMIKHIKVNFTAPLRIEDLAEQAHMSVSSFHRHFKEITSMSPLQYQKQLRLLTARQIMLAENADATTAAYRVGYESPSQFSREYSRMFGAPPIKDIERLRIA, from the coding sequence ATGACTGGCAAGATATCCTACCGAGAGCCTGCGATCACAAGATGTGAAGAATTATCAGCTCTAGTCGATCGCCACACAGCGGGTGAGAACAGCAGCGTTCACACCACGGAAATCGCGCAACTGTCCTTTATCCGGCAGCCAAATGCTTCGGTGGTGGCACCGGCGATCAGCGAACCGCTGCTTGCCATCGTCGTTCAGGGCAAAAAAGCAGTGCTACTGGATGAAGAAGTCTATTACTACGGCGTCGCCCAGTATCTTGTCGTTTCGGTAGATCTGCCGCTCAGCAGTTCTATTATCGATGCCACTCCCGAACGGCCCTACCTGTGTGTCAAGATCAATCTGGACCCCGTTCAACTTTGTGAAATCATTGCCCAGATTCATCCGGCTCCAGTCAAGAAAGAATCGGTCAGAGGCTGGTTTATCAGCGACGCTGAGCCCGCTTTGATCGACTGTGCGATCCGGTTGACCCGACTTCTGGACACACCGCAGGACATTCCCTTTCTTGCACCGATGATTGTACGTGAAATTTATTACCGCCTGCTTGTGGGAGAACAGGCAGAAGCGGTTCGTCAGATTGCCACTTCCGGCAGCAATATGCAGCGCATCGCTGCGATGATTAAACACATCAAGGTCAATTTTACAGCGCCGCTGCGCATCGAAGATCTGGCGGAGCAGGCCCATATGTCCGTCTCATCTTTCCACCGCCACTTCAAAGAAATCACCTCTATGAGTCCCCTGCAGTATCAAAAACAGTTGAGATTACTAACAGCGCGTCAGATCATGCTTGCCGAAAATGCCGATGCCACGACTGCTGCCTACCGGGTCGGCTACGAAAGCCCTTCGCAGTTCAGCCGCGAATACTCGCGCATGTTTGGCGCACCGCCCATCAAGGATATCGAACGACTGCGGATTGCCTGA
- a CDS encoding aldo/keto reductase: MKTRTLGAQGLKVSALGLGCMGMSWAYGSADEDEAIAVIHRGIELGITFFDTAEVYGPFTNEQLVGRALRGRREQVVIATKFGFAIHPGDSYSRGLNSKPEHVREVCDASLKRLGTDYIDVFYQHRVDPAVPIEETVGAMAELVRDGKVRYLGLSEASASTIRRAHKVHPISVLQSEYSLWERGPEAQVLPTLRELGIGFVPYSPVGRGFLTGQIKRFEDFAADDYRRSDPRFQGENFDRNLQLVDRVREIAQQLNATPSQIALAWLLHQGDDIVPIPGTKRRTYLEENAAAAEIALRPDVLDQLNRAAPVGAASGERYGERLMGTIDR; encoded by the coding sequence ATGAAGACGCGGACGCTTGGAGCGCAGGGTCTGAAAGTCTCAGCCCTCGGTCTTGGTTGCATGGGCATGAGTTGGGCCTACGGCAGCGCCGACGAGGACGAAGCCATCGCTGTCATTCACCGTGGGATCGAGCTTGGGATCACGTTTTTTGACACTGCCGAAGTGTATGGGCCGTTCACAAACGAGCAACTTGTCGGTCGTGCCCTGCGGGGCCGCCGCGAGCAGGTGGTGATCGCCACCAAATTTGGCTTCGCGATTCATCCTGGAGATAGCTACAGTCGCGGCCTCAACAGCAAGCCTGAGCACGTCCGGGAAGTGTGCGATGCGTCGCTCAAGCGTCTGGGCACCGATTACATCGACGTGTTCTATCAGCATCGCGTCGATCCGGCAGTACCGATCGAAGAGACGGTCGGTGCGATGGCCGAACTGGTCAGGGACGGCAAAGTCCGCTACCTGGGGCTGTCGGAGGCCAGTGCGAGCACGATTCGCCGCGCCCATAAAGTGCATCCGATTAGCGTCCTCCAGTCAGAATATTCGCTGTGGGAACGGGGGCCGGAGGCGCAGGTTCTCCCCACATTGCGCGAATTGGGGATCGGCTTTGTTCCCTACAGCCCGGTGGGCAGAGGCTTTCTCACCGGTCAGATCAAGCGCTTCGAAGACTTTGCGGCGGACGACTACCGCCGCAGCGATCCGCGCTTCCAGGGCGAAAACTTCGATCGCAACCTCCAGCTCGTCGATCGCGTCCGAGAAATCGCTCAACAGCTGAACGCAACGCCCAGCCAGATCGCCCTCGCCTGGCTGTTGCACCAGGGAGATGACATCGTGCCGATTCCTGGAACAAAGCGGCGGACGTATCTCGAAGAGAACGCGGCGGCGGCTGAGATCGCTTTGCGCCCCGATGTGCTCGATCAACTCAATCGGGCCGCCCCGGTGGGAGCAGCCTCCGGCGAGCGCTACGGCGAGCGGCTGATGGGCACCATCGATCGCTGA
- a CDS encoding alpha/beta fold hydrolase, translating into MGVHLTPEQLQTLPEAERLTRALRMFVTPRPFERRPKERLLLASGTALHFEGGLAATSWGEGPPVLLVHGWDGRGTDMAPFVAPLVAAGRRAIALDGPAHGDSAGSESSMVRFAEAIGAVGAELGELAGIVGHSVGAGATVLALDRGLTVRRAVLIAAPATVEGIMRRFLHILELPENWLPAFQAMVEAEVGVPAAALDLVHIAGQQRIPALVVHADDDREVPVTDAQAIARAWPGARLYRVSHCGHRRILLVQAVVDEAVKFLLD; encoded by the coding sequence ATGGGCGTCCACCTCACCCCCGAACAGTTGCAGACCCTCCCCGAGGCGGAGCGCCTGACCAGGGCGTTGCGGATGTTCGTCACGCCAAGACCGTTCGAGCGGCGGCCCAAAGAACGGCTGCTGCTTGCCTCCGGTACGGCCCTGCATTTCGAGGGAGGACTGGCTGCCACCAGTTGGGGAGAAGGGCCGCCGGTGCTTCTGGTGCATGGTTGGGACGGGCGCGGCACCGATATGGCCCCCTTCGTCGCCCCGCTGGTAGCCGCCGGCAGGCGGGCAATTGCCCTGGACGGCCCGGCCCACGGGGACTCAGCAGGTAGCGAGAGCAGCATGGTGCGCTTTGCCGAGGCGATTGGCGCGGTCGGGGCAGAGTTGGGCGAGCTGGCCGGAATCGTCGGCCATTCGGTAGGAGCTGGAGCGACCGTGCTCGCCCTCGATCGGGGCCTCACTGTTCGCAGGGCGGTGCTCATCGCCGCTCCCGCCACCGTCGAGGGGATCATGCGGCGCTTTTTGCACATTCTCGAACTGCCCGAGAACTGGCTTCCAGCTTTTCAGGCAATGGTCGAGGCGGAGGTGGGCGTCCCGGCAGCCGCCCTCGACCTTGTACATATCGCCGGACAGCAGCGCATTCCGGCCCTCGTCGTTCATGCCGACGACGATCGGGAGGTGCCGGTTACAGATGCTCAGGCAATCGCCCGCGCCTGGCCGGGTGCCAGGCTCTACCGGGTAAGCCACTGCGGCCATCGGCGGATTCTGCTCGTGCAGGCGGTGGTCGATGAGGCGGTGAAGTTTTTGCTCGACTGA
- a CDS encoding 2OG-Fe dioxygenase family protein has product MEQLFTLQRLELDVSQIRAYFASLPADQYTPGGYRTRRFDRFQLSAAGLIKLPHHTFFQSSDYNAKLGGIVRSYQPLEEALANLPSFQELLVTFARLSGLTARAIEIGAHQLEISCSEGHEGYPAPEGVHQDGFQVIGIYVVGIDNLQGGETLLYREKQGRPILRWTLNPGELLVINDRELFHYTSPIRVQQPGRGVRDAFVFTAIGVEEQSERIDSAA; this is encoded by the coding sequence ATGGAACAGTTGTTTACCCTGCAGCGGCTGGAACTGGATGTTTCCCAGATCCGTGCGTACTTTGCATCGCTTCCAGCCGACCAGTATACCCCTGGTGGTTATCGAACCCGGCGCTTCGACCGGTTTCAACTATCAGCTGCAGGTTTGATCAAACTGCCCCATCACACTTTTTTTCAAAGCAGTGACTATAACGCCAAACTCGGCGGGATCGTCCGCTCCTACCAGCCCCTCGAAGAGGCGCTGGCCAATCTTCCGAGCTTTCAAGAGTTACTTGTCACCTTTGCCCGGCTCTCGGGGCTGACGGCAAGGGCGATCGAGATCGGTGCGCATCAACTTGAAATCAGCTGTTCGGAGGGCCACGAGGGCTATCCCGCTCCCGAAGGGGTTCACCAGGACGGCTTTCAGGTGATCGGCATCTACGTCGTCGGCATCGACAACCTCCAGGGCGGCGAGACGCTTCTTTATCGCGAAAAGCAGGGGCGTCCTATTCTCCGCTGGACCCTTAATCCGGGTGAGTTACTGGTAATTAACGACCGCGAACTGTTTCACTACACTTCGCCGATTCGCGTGCAACAGCCGGGGAGGGGCGTGCGCGATGCCTTCGTCTTTACGGCGATTGGCGTGGAGGAACAATCGGAGCGCATCGACTCGGCGGCCTAG